The proteins below are encoded in one region of Manis javanica isolate MJ-LG chromosome 8, MJ_LKY, whole genome shotgun sequence:
- the PLA2G4D gene encoding cytosolic phospholipase A2 delta isoform X1 — protein MEKLTPRGPSGHPDQEASACWRLTIRVLEARGLGWADLWSEADPYVTLQLPTSPGMKFKTKTVTNSSHPVWNETFSFLIQRQVKNVLELTVYDEDSVTEDDICFKFLYDVSEVIPGKLLRKTLSLRPQGQEELDVEFLMEKTSDCPENLITNDVLVARELSCLDVRLDSTPVVADLELELVLKGSYEDTQTSALDKASAFRFHYMAAQEAELIGHLRSFKSNGWNADNSVGHITLPLRSLAVGTEVPIDVPAANTPGVRLQLKTEGCPKELSIHLGFDLCAEEQAFLSRRKQVVARALKQALQLDGDLREDEVPTVGIMATGGGARAMTSLYGHLLALQKLGLLDCVTYFSGISGSTWTMAHLYGDPEWSQRSLEKPIRHARRHLAKSKLEAFSPECLARYHRELELRAEQGQTATFVDLWALVLEFMLHGQVMEQRLSGQRAALERGQNPLPLYLSLNVKENNLETLDFKEWVEFSPYEVGFLKYGALVPAELFGSEFFMGRLMRRLPESRICFLEGIWSNIFSLNLLDAWYDLSSSGDSWRQHIKDKIRKLEEPPSSLRTSSWPDTSWLEPGTALAQAFKGFLTGRPLQQHSSNFLQGLQLHQDYHGQKDFSTWADCQLNATPGQLTPQEPQLCLVDAGYFLNTSCPCMFRPGRRLDLILSFDYSLSSPFEVLQQTELYCRARGLPFPRVEPSPQDQCQPGECHLFSDPTCPDCPVLLHFPLVNASFQDHSAPGVQRSPAELPAGQVDLTGATSPYSLFNMTYKEEDFDRLLQLSDYNVQNSQGTILQALRTVLERHALGARPPGAQT, from the exons ATGGAGAAACTGACACCTAGAGGACCATCTGGCCATCCTGACCAG GAGGCCTCTGCCTGCTGGCGGCTCACCATCAGGGTCCTGGAGGCGcggggcctgggctgggctgacCTCT GGAGTGAGGCAGACCCCTACGTGACCCTACAGCTGCCAACCTCACCTGGAATGAAGTTTAAGACCAAAACAGTCACCAACTCCAGTCATCCTGTATGGAATGAGACCTTCAGTTTCCTAATTCAGAGACAGGTCAAG AATGTTCTGGAGCTGACTGTCTATGATGAGGACTCAGTCACAGAAGATGATATCTGCTTCAAGTTTCTCTATGATGTATCAGAAGTCATTCCTGGCAAGCTGCTCCGGAAGACCTTATCCCTGCGTCCCCAG GGACAGGAGGAGCTGGACGTGGAATTCCTGATGGAGAAAAC GTCAGACTGCCCAGAAAACCTCATCACCAACGACGTCCTTGTG GCCCGAGAGCTGTCATGCCTGGATGTCCGTCTGGACAGCACGCCTGTGGTGGCAG ATCTGGAGCTGGAGCTGGTGCTGAAGGGGTCATATGAGGACACACAGACATCTGCGCTGGACAAAGCCTCTGCCTTCCGCTTCCACTACATGGCGGCCCAGGAGGCAGAGCTGATCGGACACCTAAGG AGCTTCAAAAGCAATGGCTGGAATGCAGACAACTCAGTTGGACACATTACCCTGCCCCTGAGGTCcttggctgtggggacagaggtgCCCATTGACGTTCCTGCTGCAAAT ACCCCAGGAGTGAGGCTGCAGCTCAAGACTGAGGGCTG CCCTAAGGAGCTTTCCATACACCTGGGCTTTGATCTGTGTGCCGAGGAGCAGGCCTTCCTGAGCAGGAGGAAGCAGGTGGTGGCCAGGGCCCTGAAGCAGGCCTTGCAGCTGGACGGAGACCTGCGGGAGGATGAG GTCCCTACTGTGGGCATCATGGCCACAGGAGGAGGTGCCCGTGCCATGACCTCCCTCTACGGCCACCTGTTGGCCCTGCAGAAGCTGGGCCTCCTGGACTGTGTGACCTACTTCAGTGGCATCTCGGGTTCTACATG GACAATGGCCCACCTCTATGGGGACCCTGAGTGGTCACAGAGGAGCCTTGAGAAGCCCATCAGACATGCCCGGAGGCACCTAGCCAAGAGCAAGCTGGAGGCCTTTTCCCCGGAATGCCTGGCGCGCTACCACCGGGAGCTGGAGCTGCGGGCTGAGCAGGGCCAAACCGCGACTTTTGTGGACCTGTGGGCTCTTGTGCTGGAGTTCATGCTGCATGGTCAG GTGATGGAGCAGAGGCTGTCGGGACAGAGAGCTGCACTAGAGCGGGGCCAGAACCCTCTGCCCCTCTACTTGAGCCTCAACGTCAAAGAGAACAATCTGGAGACCCTCGACTTCAAGG AGTGGGTCGAGTTCTCCCCCTATGAGGTCGGGTTCCTGAAGTACGGAGCCTTGGTCCCTGCTGAGCTCTTCGGCTCTGAGTTCTTCATGGGGCGGCTGATGAGGAGGCTTCCTGAGTCCCGGATCTGCTTTCTGGAAG GCATCTGGAGCAACATTTTCTCCCTGAATTTGCTGGATGCTTGGTATGACCTCAGCAGCTCCGGTGACTCCTGGAGGCAGCACATCAAGGACAAGATCCGGAAGCTGG AGGAGCCCCCTTCCTCCTTGAGGACCTCCTCATGGCCAGACACCTCATGGCTAGAGCCCGGCACGGCACTGGCCCAGGCATTTAAGGGCTTTCTGACAGGAAGGCCCCTCCAGCAGCACAGCTCCAACTTCCTTCAAGGCCTCCAGCTGCACCAGGACTACCATGGCCAGAAGGACTTCTCCACCTGGGCAG ATTGCCAGCTAAATGCCACCCCTGGCCAGCTGACCCCTCAggagccccagctctgcctggtGGATGCCGGCTACTTCCTCAACACGAGCTGTCCCTGCATGTTCCGGCCAGGCCGCAGGCTGGACCTCATTCTCTCCTTTGACTACTCCCTCTCCTCACCTTTTGAG GTGCTGCAGCAGACTGAGCTGTACTGCCGGGCCCGGGGTCTGCCGTTCCCCCGAGTGGAGCCCAGCCCGCAGGACCAGTGCCAGCCGGGAGAGTGTCATCTCTTCTCAGACCCCACCTGCCCTGACTGCCCTGTGCTGCTGCACTTCCCGCTGGTCAATGCCTCCTTCCAGGACCACTCAGCCCCCG GTGTGCAGCGCAGCCCTGCAGAGCTCCCAGCTGGCCAGGTGGATCTCACTGGGGCCACCTCGCCCTACTCCCTGTTCAACATGACCTACAAGGAGGAAGACTTTGACCGCCTGCTGCAGCTCAGTGACTACAATGTACAGAACAGCCAGGGCACCATCCTGCAGGCCTTGAGGACTGTTCTGGAGCGCCACGCTCTGGGGGCCAGGCCTCCAGGGGCACAGACTTGA
- the PLA2G4D gene encoding cytosolic phospholipase A2 delta isoform X2, translating to MEKLTPRGPSGHPDQEASACWRLTIRVLEARGLGWADLWSEADPYVTLQLPTSPGMKFKTKTVTNSSHPVWNETFSFLIQRQVKNVLELTVYDEDSVTEDDICFKFLYDVSEVIPGKLLRKTLSLRPQGQEELDVEFLMEKTSDCPENLITNDVLVARELSCLDVRLDSTPVVADLELELVLKGSYEDTQTSALDKASAFRFHYMAAQEAELIGHLRSFKSNGWNADNSVGHITLPLRSLAVGTEVPIDVPAANTPGVRLQLKTEGCPKELSIHLGFDLCAEEQAFLSRRKQVVARALKQALQLDGDLREDEVPTVGIMATGGGARAMTSLYGHLLALQKLGLLDCVTYFSGISGSTWTMAHLYGDPEWSQRSLEKPIRHARRHLAKSKLEAFSPECLARYHRELELRAEQGQTATFVDLWALVLEFMLHGQVMEQRLSGQRAALERGQNPLPLYLSLNVKENNLETLDFKEWVEFSPYEVGFLKYGALVPAELFGSEFFMGRLMRRLPESRICFLEGIWSNIFSLNLLDAWYDLSSSGDSWRQHIKDKIRKLEEPPSSLRTSSWPDTSWLEPGTALAQAFKGFLTGRPLQQHSSNFLQGLQLHQDYHGQKDFSTWADCQLNATPGQLTPQEPQLCLVDAGYFLNTSCPCMFRPGRRLDLILSFDYSLSSPFEVLQQTELYCRARGLPFPRVEPSPQDQCQPGECHLFSDPTCPDCPVLLHFPLVNASFQDHSAPAISALLKHQVRGLHEGSAGKTGREKRPVPSLRFP from the exons ATGGAGAAACTGACACCTAGAGGACCATCTGGCCATCCTGACCAG GAGGCCTCTGCCTGCTGGCGGCTCACCATCAGGGTCCTGGAGGCGcggggcctgggctgggctgacCTCT GGAGTGAGGCAGACCCCTACGTGACCCTACAGCTGCCAACCTCACCTGGAATGAAGTTTAAGACCAAAACAGTCACCAACTCCAGTCATCCTGTATGGAATGAGACCTTCAGTTTCCTAATTCAGAGACAGGTCAAG AATGTTCTGGAGCTGACTGTCTATGATGAGGACTCAGTCACAGAAGATGATATCTGCTTCAAGTTTCTCTATGATGTATCAGAAGTCATTCCTGGCAAGCTGCTCCGGAAGACCTTATCCCTGCGTCCCCAG GGACAGGAGGAGCTGGACGTGGAATTCCTGATGGAGAAAAC GTCAGACTGCCCAGAAAACCTCATCACCAACGACGTCCTTGTG GCCCGAGAGCTGTCATGCCTGGATGTCCGTCTGGACAGCACGCCTGTGGTGGCAG ATCTGGAGCTGGAGCTGGTGCTGAAGGGGTCATATGAGGACACACAGACATCTGCGCTGGACAAAGCCTCTGCCTTCCGCTTCCACTACATGGCGGCCCAGGAGGCAGAGCTGATCGGACACCTAAGG AGCTTCAAAAGCAATGGCTGGAATGCAGACAACTCAGTTGGACACATTACCCTGCCCCTGAGGTCcttggctgtggggacagaggtgCCCATTGACGTTCCTGCTGCAAAT ACCCCAGGAGTGAGGCTGCAGCTCAAGACTGAGGGCTG CCCTAAGGAGCTTTCCATACACCTGGGCTTTGATCTGTGTGCCGAGGAGCAGGCCTTCCTGAGCAGGAGGAAGCAGGTGGTGGCCAGGGCCCTGAAGCAGGCCTTGCAGCTGGACGGAGACCTGCGGGAGGATGAG GTCCCTACTGTGGGCATCATGGCCACAGGAGGAGGTGCCCGTGCCATGACCTCCCTCTACGGCCACCTGTTGGCCCTGCAGAAGCTGGGCCTCCTGGACTGTGTGACCTACTTCAGTGGCATCTCGGGTTCTACATG GACAATGGCCCACCTCTATGGGGACCCTGAGTGGTCACAGAGGAGCCTTGAGAAGCCCATCAGACATGCCCGGAGGCACCTAGCCAAGAGCAAGCTGGAGGCCTTTTCCCCGGAATGCCTGGCGCGCTACCACCGGGAGCTGGAGCTGCGGGCTGAGCAGGGCCAAACCGCGACTTTTGTGGACCTGTGGGCTCTTGTGCTGGAGTTCATGCTGCATGGTCAG GTGATGGAGCAGAGGCTGTCGGGACAGAGAGCTGCACTAGAGCGGGGCCAGAACCCTCTGCCCCTCTACTTGAGCCTCAACGTCAAAGAGAACAATCTGGAGACCCTCGACTTCAAGG AGTGGGTCGAGTTCTCCCCCTATGAGGTCGGGTTCCTGAAGTACGGAGCCTTGGTCCCTGCTGAGCTCTTCGGCTCTGAGTTCTTCATGGGGCGGCTGATGAGGAGGCTTCCTGAGTCCCGGATCTGCTTTCTGGAAG GCATCTGGAGCAACATTTTCTCCCTGAATTTGCTGGATGCTTGGTATGACCTCAGCAGCTCCGGTGACTCCTGGAGGCAGCACATCAAGGACAAGATCCGGAAGCTGG AGGAGCCCCCTTCCTCCTTGAGGACCTCCTCATGGCCAGACACCTCATGGCTAGAGCCCGGCACGGCACTGGCCCAGGCATTTAAGGGCTTTCTGACAGGAAGGCCCCTCCAGCAGCACAGCTCCAACTTCCTTCAAGGCCTCCAGCTGCACCAGGACTACCATGGCCAGAAGGACTTCTCCACCTGGGCAG ATTGCCAGCTAAATGCCACCCCTGGCCAGCTGACCCCTCAggagccccagctctgcctggtGGATGCCGGCTACTTCCTCAACACGAGCTGTCCCTGCATGTTCCGGCCAGGCCGCAGGCTGGACCTCATTCTCTCCTTTGACTACTCCCTCTCCTCACCTTTTGAG GTGCTGCAGCAGACTGAGCTGTACTGCCGGGCCCGGGGTCTGCCGTTCCCCCGAGTGGAGCCCAGCCCGCAGGACCAGTGCCAGCCGGGAGAGTGTCATCTCTTCTCAGACCCCACCTGCCCTGACTGCCCTGTGCTGCTGCACTTCCCGCTGGTCAATGCCTCCTTCCAGGACCACTCAGCCCCCG CCATCTCTGCCCTGCTCAAGCACCAAGTCAGAGGACTTCATGAAGGCTCTGCAggcaagacaggcagagaaaagagGCCAGTCCCCTCTCTCAGGTTCCCCTGA